CCCGCGGCGGCCGTTTTCTGCGAGGCGGAGGCCGCCTCGGCCGCCCGGCGGGCGCTGAAAGATGCTTCTTCTATGATACGGGCCATCTCCTCAGTGGTCCGGGCGACGGCCTGCACCTCTTCCGCCTGCTGCCCGCTCCCGCTGGCCACGCGGTCGGCGCTCGCCGAGATCTGTGCCGTGGCCTCGGTCAGGGCGGTCACCTGCCGCTGAAGGACCTCCACCAGTTCCCGCAGGGTACCGCGCAATCTCTCGAAGGCGCGCGCCAATTCGCCGATCTCGTCGCGGTTCTTGATCTCCACCGCGGCCGTCAGGTCCCCGCCGGCCAGCCGCTCCACGCCGCTCGTGAGTTTCCTGGCCGCGCCGACAATGCCCGCGGCCATAAAATACCCAAGGGCCATGATGATTACCACGGCCGCGGCCGTCCCGAACCCTACCACCTGTAAGGCCCGGACCATGGCCTGCTCGTCCTCTGCAGTCGTAAAGGAATAGATCGCGCCGGCGCCCACCAGGGCCGTAAAAAGGGAGGAAAGCAGGCAGAGAAGGAAGAACTTCACCTTCACCGTCGGCCTGACCGAGAACTTGCGCCTCTTTGCTTCTGGCGGGGTACGGCGAAGCATCTCTCTCACTCCTCTGGTCTTTCCCTCTAAGTTATTCGATTATAGTTTACCAAATTTCTCGGACAAGCAGGGAAATTTTTTTATTTTTAAGAATCCACACCAATATGGCAGGAAAGGCTTGCTAAACCGCGAATCTCTGTGAAGACGGTCGAACTATGTAAATGCCGGGTTAGCTCCGGGTTAGCTAAGGAGGGCGGAACGTGGATCTGACCACTCTGCTTGGGATCACCTTTGGCGCGGCCTCGCTTCTAATCGCCTTTCTCATCGAAGGCGGCCACATAGGCCAACTCCTTTCCCCTACCGCCTTGCTCATCGTCTTCGGCGGCACCTTTGGGGCGACGGCGGCCAGCTTTTCCTGGCCACAGCTGAAGCAGGTCGTGCCCGCCATACGCGCCCTGCTCTTCCACCGCATGCCGGAAGAGGGGGCCGTCATCCACCAGATTGTCGCCATGGCTGAAAAGGCCCGGCGCGAAGGGCTGCTATCCCTGGAAAAGCAGCTGGACGAGGTCGAAGACCCCTTTATGCGCAAGGGCTTGCAGCTCGTGGTGGACGGCACCGAACCGGAGACCGTGCGCGGGATCCTGGAGATCGAGATGTACTCCCTCAACGAACGGCACCGGGTGGCGCAGGAGATTTTCGAGTCGGCCGGCGGGTACGCCCCGACGATGGGTATCATCGGGACGGTGCTGGGCCTGATCCACGTTCTCTCCAGCCTCTCCAACCCTGAAAAGCTAGGCCCGGCCATCGCCCTGGCCTTCACGGCGACCCTGTGGGGCGTTTCCTCGGCCAACGTCCTCTGGTTCCCCATCGGCACGCGGCTGAAGAACATCAGCCGCAAGGAGGCGCAGGTCCGGGAACTGATGCTGGAAGGCATTCTGGCCCTACAGGCCGGGAACAACCCGATTATGATCACCGAACGTCTTACCGCCTTCCTCAGCCCGAGGGAGCGCGAAGCGGCGAAGAACGAAGGCGCGCCGGGAGCTGAAGCCTATGGCGCTTCATAGGAGGCAGGGCCAGCAACATGGGTCGAAGGCCAGTCAGGATCGCTGGCTGATCACCTACGCCGACCTGATCACTCTCCTGCTGATCTTCTTTGTCGTGATGTACGCCATGAGCAAGGTCGACGCCTCCAAGTTCCGCGCCATCGCCGAGTCTCTAACCA
The sequence above is a segment of the Thermoanaerobacterales bacterium genome. Coding sequences within it:
- a CDS encoding methyl-accepting chemotaxis protein; its protein translation is MLRRTPPEAKRRKFSVRPTVKVKFFLLCLLSSLFTALVGAGAIYSFTTAEDEQAMVRALQVVGFGTAAAVVIIMALGYFMAAGIVGAARKLTSGVERLAGGDLTAAVEIKNRDEIGELARAFERLRGTLRELVEVLQRQVTALTEATAQISASADRVASGSGQQAEEVQAVARTTEEMARIIEEASFSARRAAEAASASQKTAAAGTEILTQTARTIAQINQKMAALGKESDQIGEILHVVEDIAEQTNLLALNAAIEAARVGEQGRGFAVVAEQIRKLAERSGTSSKEIARLVKDVREGAAAAMGSARHGVELTKEINRFIREIGEAVKKSVAMAEAIAENSERGAARGEEVVNAVQLIAAAAEEAAAGTEETAAAVTELSRAAEGLRQVLAKFKLA
- a CDS encoding flagellar motor protein; the encoded protein is MDLTTLLGITFGAASLLIAFLIEGGHIGQLLSPTALLIVFGGTFGATAASFSWPQLKQVVPAIRALLFHRMPEEGAVIHQIVAMAEKARREGLLSLEKQLDEVEDPFMRKGLQLVVDGTEPETVRGILEIEMYSLNERHRVAQEIFESAGGYAPTMGIIGTVLGLIHVLSSLSNPEKLGPAIALAFTATLWGVSSANVLWFPIGTRLKNISRKEAQVRELMLEGILALQAGNNPIMITERLTAFLSPREREAAKNEGAPGAEAYGAS